From Corvus moneduloides isolate bCorMon1 chromosome 2, bCorMon1.pri, whole genome shotgun sequence, one genomic window encodes:
- the RFX8 gene encoding DNA-binding protein RFX8 isoform X2, with protein sequence MDDTEEQPVPEPAEMAYFGPTSLTYLPVLQWLADNFYLCGGCTVPCRLLYELYIETCNPDFKIQVHPSTFGKLIQLVFPGLVTRKRTTAGSIRYQYDGIAIKKESSFYARFCCLLYEQNYLRHCSPGEMNISDVQPSTRSSWSSENATDYKKNRQKKGTSKNLQYYPSVIYLKTEQEAFHYLSPDFNQFFFGEQAQSETYPYELIALLANDYYNYCQVILEMVRETKLDKVEDYIMSFWTSLQAERMELMCLPDVCQLLRSYDRYLFKELENILLPDFLDEVPAQHIDSIRSFSENVKCWMLIPLGGFPLLLQTSKSNEAEEFVKRLRRQTDLCNMVKTVRALLKNNSTVTVLRSGLHAIFNEKSLDVTKDLFQEKFRNPKKRQKNIQLKCLKNFISSLTSSTDIRDLLSCLSSDLQTFVIKPSKSKEAFKEQASDFMLKWNLLLSNVGKILTINRTDSFGSWLLLNMLLVDFAAHIFQSYIEEEKEEGNSLVARQNEVPLLCIYEPSPLSACFAEEEPQANAQQTALVMQNQNNFGLSNVFQSSELFGEHLHCQQAHPGNLGRENYYIMY encoded by the exons ATGGACGACACGGAAGAGCAGCCCGTCCCGGAGCCGGCCGAGATGGCTTATTTCGGCCCCACTTCCCTCACCTACCTCCCCGTCCTCCAATG gctAGCTGATAACTTCTATTTATGTGGAGGATGCACTGTACCCTGTCGGCTACTATATGAGCTGTATATTGAAACCTGCAATCCGGATTTCAAGATTCAAGTACATCCATCCACCTTTGGAAAG CTTATTCAGTTGGTTTTCCCAGGCCTGGTGACAAGAAAGCGGACCACAGCAGGGAGTATCAG ataTCAATATGATGGAATAGCTATCAAGAAGGAGTCTTCTTTTTATGCACGTTTTTGCTGTCTTCTGTATGAGCAAAATTAtctcag GCACTGCTCTCCGGGGGAAATGAACATCTCTGATGTGCAGCCAAGCACCAG AAGTTCCTGGAGTTCTGAAAATGCAACTGATTACAAGAAGAATAGACAAAAGAAAGGAACA AGTAAGAATTTGCAGTATTATCCATCTGTCATTTATCTGAAGACTGAACAAGAGGCATTTCATTACCTTTCTCCTGATTTCAACCAGTTCTTCTTTGGAGAGCAAGCTCAAAGTGAAACATACCCTTATGAATTG ATTGCACTGCTTGCCAATGACTACTACAACTATTGTCAAGTTATCTTAGAAATGGTGAGAGAGACCAAGCTTGACAAG GTGGAAGACTATATCATGTCATTCTGGACGTCTCTGCAGGCTGAAAGAATGGAACTGATGTGCTTGCCAGATGTGTGCCAGCTGTTAAGAAGCTATGATAGGTATCTATTCAAG GAATTGGAGAACATCCTGCTTCCTGATTTCCTGGACGAGGTGCCTGCACAACACATAGACTCAATCCGATCATTCAGTGAAAATGTTAAATGTTGGATGCTTATTCCTTTGGGAGGTTTTCCATTACTGCTTCAAACATCCAAATCTAATG AAGCTGAAGAGTTTGTAAAAAGGCTCAGGAGACAGACAGACCTTTGCAACATGGTCAAG ACAGTGAGGGCACTCTtgaaaaacaacagcacagTCACTGTTCTGAGATCAGGCTTGCATGCCATCTTCAATGAGAAATCTCTGGATGTGACTAAAGACCTCTTTCAAGAGAAGTTTAGGAATCCAAAGAAGCGGCAGAAAAACAtacaattaaaat GTTTGAAAAACTTCATTTCTTCACTCACATCTTCCACAGATATTCGGGATCTCCTGAGCTGTTTGTCTTCAGATCTCCAGACTTTTGTTATTAAG CCAAGCAAGAGTAAAGAGGCATTTAAAGAGCAGGCATCAGATTTCATGTTGAAATGGAACCTCCTACTGAGCAATGTAGGCAAGATTCTGACCATCAACAGGACAGACAGTTTTG GATCCTGGCTTTTGTTGAATATGCTACTTGTTGATTTTGCGGCTCACATTTTCCAGTCCTATatagaagaggagaaggaagagggaaattCCTTGGTTGCAAGGCAAAATGAGGTCCCTCTTCTGTGTATTTATGAGCCCAGCCCTCTCTCAGCTTGTTTTGCAGAGGAAGAACCTCAAGCTAATGCTCAACAGACAGCTCTTGTGATGCAGAACCAGAATAACTTCGGATTAAGCAATGTTTTCCAGAGTTCTGAGTTGTTTGGTGAGCACCTCCACTGTCAGCAAG cACATCCAGGTAATCTaggaagagaaaattattaTATCATGTACTAA
- the RFX8 gene encoding DNA-binding protein RFX8 isoform X1, which yields MDDTEEQPVPEPAEMAYFGPTSLTYLPVLQWLADNFYLCGGCTVPCRLLYELYIETCNPDFKIQVHPSTFGKLIQLVFPGLVTRKRTTAGSIRYQYDGIAIKKESSFYARFCCLLYEQNYLRHCSPGEMNISDVQPSTSRSSWSSENATDYKKNRQKKGTSKNLQYYPSVIYLKTEQEAFHYLSPDFNQFFFGEQAQSETYPYELIALLANDYYNYCQVILEMVRETKLDKVEDYIMSFWTSLQAERMELMCLPDVCQLLRSYDRYLFKELENILLPDFLDEVPAQHIDSIRSFSENVKCWMLIPLGGFPLLLQTSKSNEAEEFVKRLRRQTDLCNMVKTVRALLKNNSTVTVLRSGLHAIFNEKSLDVTKDLFQEKFRNPKKRQKNIQLKCLKNFISSLTSSTDIRDLLSCLSSDLQTFVIKPSKSKEAFKEQASDFMLKWNLLLSNVGKILTINRTDSFGSWLLLNMLLVDFAAHIFQSYIEEEKEEGNSLVARQNEVPLLCIYEPSPLSACFAEEEPQANAQQTALVMQNQNNFGLSNVFQSSELFGEHLHCQQAHPGNLGRENYYIMY from the exons ATGGACGACACGGAAGAGCAGCCCGTCCCGGAGCCGGCCGAGATGGCTTATTTCGGCCCCACTTCCCTCACCTACCTCCCCGTCCTCCAATG gctAGCTGATAACTTCTATTTATGTGGAGGATGCACTGTACCCTGTCGGCTACTATATGAGCTGTATATTGAAACCTGCAATCCGGATTTCAAGATTCAAGTACATCCATCCACCTTTGGAAAG CTTATTCAGTTGGTTTTCCCAGGCCTGGTGACAAGAAAGCGGACCACAGCAGGGAGTATCAG ataTCAATATGATGGAATAGCTATCAAGAAGGAGTCTTCTTTTTATGCACGTTTTTGCTGTCTTCTGTATGAGCAAAATTAtctcag GCACTGCTCTCCGGGGGAAATGAACATCTCTGATGTGCAGCCAAGCACCAG TAGAAGTTCCTGGAGTTCTGAAAATGCAACTGATTACAAGAAGAATAGACAAAAGAAAGGAACA AGTAAGAATTTGCAGTATTATCCATCTGTCATTTATCTGAAGACTGAACAAGAGGCATTTCATTACCTTTCTCCTGATTTCAACCAGTTCTTCTTTGGAGAGCAAGCTCAAAGTGAAACATACCCTTATGAATTG ATTGCACTGCTTGCCAATGACTACTACAACTATTGTCAAGTTATCTTAGAAATGGTGAGAGAGACCAAGCTTGACAAG GTGGAAGACTATATCATGTCATTCTGGACGTCTCTGCAGGCTGAAAGAATGGAACTGATGTGCTTGCCAGATGTGTGCCAGCTGTTAAGAAGCTATGATAGGTATCTATTCAAG GAATTGGAGAACATCCTGCTTCCTGATTTCCTGGACGAGGTGCCTGCACAACACATAGACTCAATCCGATCATTCAGTGAAAATGTTAAATGTTGGATGCTTATTCCTTTGGGAGGTTTTCCATTACTGCTTCAAACATCCAAATCTAATG AAGCTGAAGAGTTTGTAAAAAGGCTCAGGAGACAGACAGACCTTTGCAACATGGTCAAG ACAGTGAGGGCACTCTtgaaaaacaacagcacagTCACTGTTCTGAGATCAGGCTTGCATGCCATCTTCAATGAGAAATCTCTGGATGTGACTAAAGACCTCTTTCAAGAGAAGTTTAGGAATCCAAAGAAGCGGCAGAAAAACAtacaattaaaat GTTTGAAAAACTTCATTTCTTCACTCACATCTTCCACAGATATTCGGGATCTCCTGAGCTGTTTGTCTTCAGATCTCCAGACTTTTGTTATTAAG CCAAGCAAGAGTAAAGAGGCATTTAAAGAGCAGGCATCAGATTTCATGTTGAAATGGAACCTCCTACTGAGCAATGTAGGCAAGATTCTGACCATCAACAGGACAGACAGTTTTG GATCCTGGCTTTTGTTGAATATGCTACTTGTTGATTTTGCGGCTCACATTTTCCAGTCCTATatagaagaggagaaggaagagggaaattCCTTGGTTGCAAGGCAAAATGAGGTCCCTCTTCTGTGTATTTATGAGCCCAGCCCTCTCTCAGCTTGTTTTGCAGAGGAAGAACCTCAAGCTAATGCTCAACAGACAGCTCTTGTGATGCAGAACCAGAATAACTTCGGATTAAGCAATGTTTTCCAGAGTTCTGAGTTGTTTGGTGAGCACCTCCACTGTCAGCAAG cACATCCAGGTAATCTaggaagagaaaattattaTATCATGTACTAA